Proteins from a genomic interval of Paenibacillus sp. RC334:
- a CDS encoding phage tail tape measure protein produces the protein MTKFGVAATGIGVATTGIAFAADSIKKAMDFEAQMKTVQALTGATDEQTKAMQQLALEQGAATKYSALEAAQGIEELLKAGMSVEQVGKKGGLNAALNLATAGGLGLAEAAEIMSTALNSFKKDGLKAAQAADILAGTANASATDVHDLRYSLAAVGSVADGVGMSFEDTNTALGLFANNGLKGADAGTSLKTFLSNLVPATDKAYGMFEDFNLLTVNTTDALAFMSKKGIKSTGTSVQAVTKDIEKYVAAQTGLKVGTSKATKETKKFLTASNLIHSAFYDNKGEIKDLAQVADLLKNRFGKLTNEQRQYYLHQIFGSDAIRAGNILFKEGAAGVKKFQQEMANVTALSVATKKMDSAAGAVEQFQGAIETLQISALLPTMPILKRLAQAASEFVVKYTPRITAAMQRAVDTSKAYLKTHFINNPEFNKLPDIKSKIAFVFDDVKKTLSDWWNGGASEKFAQFGKDSAMAIGKNFASTIVNNPEFAFILGLFIAGKAPNPIGLTVALGIAASPWVKSTIDFLRTGLREVSGAAGGERLLEYNAQLNSTPKGTPVIKGPTELKAPSSKVDPNDTSLWAGFRRATGFAGGIDTVPRNDMPARLHKDEAVLTKHEASEWRDQQRGKGGAGGVVINMYGTTIREDADIDKLARQLAFQLAR, from the coding sequence ATGACGAAATTTGGTGTAGCAGCAACGGGGATTGGCGTTGCTACTACAGGGATCGCGTTCGCGGCGGACTCCATCAAAAAGGCGATGGATTTCGAGGCTCAAATGAAGACAGTACAGGCGTTAACGGGCGCGACCGATGAGCAGACGAAAGCTATGCAACAACTCGCGCTCGAACAAGGCGCTGCAACGAAATATAGCGCGCTTGAGGCCGCTCAAGGGATCGAGGAATTACTCAAAGCAGGTATGAGCGTCGAACAGGTCGGTAAGAAGGGCGGACTTAACGCGGCGCTCAACCTCGCAACAGCGGGCGGTCTCGGATTGGCAGAGGCTGCGGAGATCATGTCAACCGCGCTCAATTCTTTCAAAAAAGATGGGCTAAAGGCGGCGCAAGCTGCGGATATTCTCGCCGGTACCGCGAACGCATCCGCGACTGACGTACACGATTTGCGTTATTCCTTGGCTGCGGTTGGTTCCGTCGCTGATGGCGTAGGGATGTCGTTTGAGGATACGAATACAGCGTTAGGTCTGTTCGCGAATAACGGATTAAAGGGCGCAGACGCGGGTACATCGCTGAAGACGTTCCTGTCTAACTTGGTTCCAGCAACGGACAAGGCGTACGGCATGTTCGAAGACTTCAACCTCTTGACCGTAAATACTACGGATGCACTCGCTTTTATGAGCAAGAAGGGCATTAAGTCAACGGGTACTTCCGTCCAAGCGGTCACCAAGGACATCGAGAAATACGTCGCAGCGCAGACGGGACTCAAGGTCGGAACGTCCAAGGCCACGAAGGAAACGAAGAAATTCCTGACAGCGAGCAACCTGATTCATTCCGCTTTCTACGATAATAAGGGCGAGATTAAAGACCTAGCGCAAGTAGCGGACTTGTTAAAGAACCGATTCGGGAAGCTTACGAACGAGCAACGTCAATACTACTTGCATCAGATATTCGGGTCCGATGCGATACGTGCCGGTAATATTCTCTTCAAAGAAGGCGCGGCTGGCGTTAAGAAGTTTCAGCAGGAAATGGCGAATGTAACCGCGCTTTCAGTAGCAACTAAGAAGATGGACAGCGCAGCGGGTGCGGTCGAGCAGTTCCAGGGCGCAATCGAAACGTTGCAGATTTCCGCGTTGCTTCCTACGATGCCGATCTTAAAACGACTGGCGCAGGCGGCTTCGGAGTTTGTCGTTAAATATACACCGCGAATTACTGCCGCCATGCAACGTGCAGTCGATACGTCGAAAGCGTATTTGAAGACGCACTTTATAAACAATCCGGAGTTCAACAAGCTTCCGGATATTAAGAGTAAAATCGCGTTCGTTTTCGATGACGTTAAAAAGACTCTATCCGATTGGTGGAACGGAGGCGCGTCCGAAAAGTTTGCGCAATTCGGGAAGGACTCCGCAATGGCTATCGGAAAGAACTTTGCGAGCACGATTGTCAATAATCCGGAGTTTGCGTTTATCCTCGGTTTGTTTATCGCAGGTAAGGCACCTAACCCGATAGGGCTTACCGTAGCGTTAGGTATCGCTGCCAGTCCGTGGGTTAAGAGCACAATCGACTTTCTGCGGACAGGGTTACGTGAAGTTAGCGGCGCGGCGGGTGGAGAGCGTCTGCTGGAGTATAATGCGCAGCTTAATAGCACGCCGAAGGGAACGCCCGTAATAAAAGGACCTACGGAGCTGAAGGCACCGTCGAGTAAAGTAGACCCTAACGATACGAGCCTGTGGGCGGGTTTCCGTAGAGCGACCGGCTTTGCTGGCGGTATCGACACCGTTCCGCGTAATGACATGCCTGCGCGTCTCCACAAGGACGAAGCGGTGCTCACGAAGCACGAGGCGTCCGAGTGGCGCGACCAACAGCGCGGAAAAGGCGGAGCGGGCGGTGTCGTAATTAACATGTACGGTACGACGATACGCGAGGATGCAGATATTGATAAACTAGCGCGTCAACTAGCGTTTCAATTAGCGAGATAG
- a CDS encoding putative phage tail protein: MTKTVAETRQFMRDSLPRYYDESRIAGNIIDREAEELARISASASDVLDQFYIGSATWGLTRWERIFGITTDPTKTYEQRREVLRGKLRGVGRVNAELIENVASAYANGEVDVTPNIASYTLTITFVGVFGVPAQIDILKETLREIIPAHLAIDYVFRFFTYAELLATEKTYGEVTATGKTYDDIYNRRF, from the coding sequence GTGACGAAAACAGTAGCGGAAACTCGCCAGTTCATGCGCGACTCTCTCCCGCGTTATTACGACGAATCCCGTATCGCTGGAAACATTATCGACCGAGAAGCGGAAGAACTGGCGCGTATAAGTGCGTCCGCTTCCGACGTACTCGACCAGTTTTACATCGGCTCGGCTACGTGGGGGCTTACGCGTTGGGAACGCATATTCGGGATTACAACGGACCCAACGAAGACTTACGAGCAGCGGCGCGAGGTCTTGCGTGGTAAACTTCGCGGCGTCGGCCGAGTAAATGCGGAGTTAATTGAAAACGTTGCGTCCGCGTATGCGAACGGAGAGGTAGACGTAACACCGAATATCGCAAGTTACACGCTTACGATTACGTTCGTAGGCGTTTTTGGCGTGCCTGCGCAGATCGACATTTTGAAAGAGACGTTACGCGAGATTATCCCGGCGCATCTCGCAATCGACTACGTGTTCCGTTTTTTTACGTATGCGGAGCTGCTTGCAACGGAGAAAACGTACGGAGAGGTCACCGCAACGGGAAAAACGTACGATGACATATATAACCGGAGGTTTTAG
- a CDS encoding DUF2577 domain-containing protein, translated as MIERIDGGGVSQFRDVIKQLGHNVEVDIEYATIIAPPPALRVQVDNMKIELDGDDVIVPEHLREHTRKVSVKAVEPTTLEFNRYTRVTKETESSAPVNSKAFSDVFNFGSFTSGEFEITFHDTLKAGDRVAVASFGAGQRYIVLGRIGGAADGA; from the coding sequence ATGATCGAACGAATAGACGGAGGCGGCGTATCGCAATTCCGCGACGTTATTAAACAGCTCGGACACAACGTAGAGGTCGATATCGAATACGCGACGATCATCGCCCCTCCGCCAGCTCTCCGCGTACAAGTCGATAACATGAAAATCGAACTCGACGGAGACGACGTAATTGTTCCGGAGCACTTGCGTGAACACACCCGGAAGGTGTCCGTTAAAGCGGTGGAGCCGACTACGCTCGAATTCAACCGCTATACTCGTGTAACGAAGGAAACGGAATCGTCTGCGCCTGTTAATTCGAAGGCGTTCAGCGACGTATTTAACTTCGGGTCATTCACGTCCGGCGAGTTCGAGATTACGTTTCACGATACGCTGAAGGCGGGCGATCGCGTGGCCGTTGCGTCGTTTGGCGCGGGACAACGTTATATCGTGTTGGGGCGGATTGGAGGTGCGGCCGATGGCGCTTAG
- a CDS encoding pyocin knob domain-containing protein: MANTDKLDLPLIESNMTADVPRDMNALAEAVDAKVGVAGGLAVLGADGKVPADQLNVKDPVDASLTQKGIVQLTNATNSTSETLAPTAKALKTTYDLAASAYRHRGNAPNDWNTAILSGNYAVAVANWAGYSNYPAGSYTYGKLVVHGDYGLRVQIYYTHDNPGRVYTRVSFNDTDWRAWTEEITSNTASNWQKHKLTGDGGINTQLSAGTDLNNVIKNGFYTGEGLLNCPIGSALGNWAYIEVMALSTDGAHVIQKLYSLFGDATFYMRTRKSGTWGPWSQDLFTSVVDGKGAVAGAINGKGGSANASNSFAELAAAVTNLPVKRFASGTFNGQSAQATSNAVGVEMTVSVSLPFTVTRVFIRVVLAETDGTRHIDAILMTSSVFNDNKSAKGWRNNYVNAGYLEPPIQGFSVKLSGSRIDAYAGGSPIAKISAYEWWAYE; encoded by the coding sequence ATGGCAAATACGGATAAACTCGACCTGCCACTAATCGAATCGAATATGACAGCGGACGTTCCCCGCGACATGAATGCGCTGGCCGAGGCGGTGGACGCGAAGGTGGGCGTTGCGGGTGGGCTTGCGGTGCTTGGTGCGGACGGAAAGGTGCCTGCGGATCAGCTTAACGTAAAGGACCCGGTTGACGCGAGTCTAACACAAAAGGGGATCGTGCAGCTCACGAACGCCACGAATAGCACGTCTGAAACGTTAGCTCCGACGGCCAAGGCGTTGAAAACTACGTATGACTTGGCGGCGAGTGCTTACAGACATAGAGGAAACGCGCCAAACGACTGGAACACCGCAATATTATCTGGTAACTATGCCGTGGCGGTTGCTAATTGGGCGGGATATTCTAATTACCCCGCTGGATCGTACACTTACGGAAAGCTTGTTGTTCACGGGGACTATGGTTTGCGTGTTCAAATTTACTATACACACGACAACCCCGGACGTGTATACACTCGCGTATCATTTAACGATACGGATTGGAGGGCGTGGACGGAGGAAATCACGAGCAACACTGCTTCGAATTGGCAAAAGCATAAGTTGACAGGAGACGGCGGTATTAATACTCAACTCTCTGCTGGCACAGACCTCAACAATGTTATTAAAAACGGGTTTTACACTGGGGAGGGTTTGCTCAACTGTCCAATAGGCTCGGCTTTAGGTAATTGGGCATATATTGAAGTTATGGCGCTCAGTACTGATGGGGCTCACGTTATCCAGAAATTATACAGTCTATTCGGTGACGCTACGTTTTATATGCGTACGAGGAAGTCAGGCACATGGGGTCCGTGGTCACAAGACCTTTTTACGTCTGTCGTTGACGGTAAAGGCGCTGTTGCTGGCGCAATCAACGGCAAGGGCGGTAGTGCGAATGCAAGCAACTCATTCGCTGAATTGGCTGCGGCAGTAACGAATCTTCCGGTCAAAAGGTTTGCCAGCGGCACGTTCAACGGACAAAGCGCACAGGCGACGAGTAACGCTGTCGGAGTGGAAATGACCGTATCCGTTAGTCTGCCGTTTACCGTTACTCGCGTGTTTATACGTGTTGTGTTGGCTGAAACGGATGGTACGCGACATATAGACGCCATCTTAATGACTTCCAGCGTATTTAACGACAACAAGTCCGCTAAAGGCTGGCGTAATAACTACGTCAACGCCGGGTACCTTGAACCTCCGATACAAGGGTTTAGCGTAAAACTATCCGGTAGCAGGATAGACGCGTACGCCGGCGGTTCTCCAATCGCCAAAATATCCGCCTATGAATGGTGGGCTTACGAATAA
- a CDS encoding LysM peptidoglycan-binding domain-containing protein → MQFWLKYNNGAEVLWLPVNPESIQTTMTHGFEDVEISNLGEYTIIGNQRLREFSMSSFFPRDYNAGYCSYTNLKAPREYVAIIERWMRSGKPARFIITGTSVNFAVTIRSFEYEERGGEPGDIYYTLSLKEHVFIDIAKKSDNKKLTGSASKTMPKLTSAAKRPNATVKAKSYTVKAGDSLWKIAQRADVLGNGDRWRELYAKNKSAIGPNPNVLKPGQKLVIP, encoded by the coding sequence TTGCAGTTTTGGCTCAAGTATAACAACGGAGCGGAAGTCTTATGGCTTCCCGTCAACCCCGAGAGTATCCAAACAACGATGACCCACGGGTTTGAAGACGTTGAGATTTCGAATCTCGGCGAGTACACGATAATCGGCAATCAACGCCTCCGTGAGTTCTCGATGTCTTCATTTTTCCCGCGGGACTACAACGCGGGCTATTGTTCGTACACGAATCTGAAGGCGCCGCGCGAATATGTCGCGATAATCGAACGATGGATGCGCAGCGGTAAGCCGGCCCGGTTTATCATCACCGGAACATCCGTTAATTTCGCGGTTACTATCCGAAGTTTTGAGTACGAAGAGCGCGGCGGTGAGCCGGGCGATATCTATTATACGTTGTCGCTGAAAGAACACGTTTTTATCGACATCGCAAAGAAATCGGACAATAAAAAGCTTACGGGCTCCGCGTCGAAAACAATGCCGAAGCTTACTTCGGCGGCAAAGCGTCCGAACGCAACCGTTAAGGCAAAGTCGTATACGGTCAAGGCAGGTGACTCGCTATGGAAGATCGCGCAGCGAGCGGACGTACTTGGCAACGGCGACAGGTGGCGGGAACTGTACGCGAAGAATAAGTCCGCAATCGGGCCGAATCCAAACGTACTTAAGCCGGGGCAAAAGTTGGTGATTCCGTAA
- a CDS encoding DUF2634 domain-containing protein: protein MALSPLSAVDVDLSEDLDVVTETDVEPSRTYALDLDSGAVGGIIDGREAIRQFILKAILTSRFHFSIYDEDYGCELEDLIGQDVPMELLETEIPRVITEALIYDDRIDDVYGFDITKEADNLFVSFYVDVDGEEIPMEVTV from the coding sequence ATGGCGCTTAGTCCATTATCGGCGGTTGACGTTGATTTGAGCGAGGACCTTGACGTAGTTACGGAAACTGACGTGGAACCGAGCCGGACGTACGCGTTGGATTTAGATAGCGGAGCAGTCGGCGGGATAATCGACGGGCGCGAGGCAATCCGCCAGTTTATCCTCAAAGCGATATTGACGTCACGATTTCATTTCTCGATTTACGATGAGGACTACGGGTGTGAGCTCGAAGACTTGATCGGTCAAGACGTTCCGATGGAGCTGCTTGAAACGGAGATTCCCCGCGTCATAACCGAAGCACTTATTTACGATGACAGGATCGACGATGTATACGGATTTGACATAACGAAGGAGGCGGACAATTTGTTCGTCTCTTTTTACGTTGACGTGGACGGAGAGGAAATTCCGATGGAGGTGACGGTGTAA
- a CDS encoding BhlA/UviB family holin-like peptide, with translation MEQTLINAALKDGIFAVLFVALFLYQLRESRRIQDDGKARESRIQDEAAERELRINSEAREREDRLLKLAEGITSQFETLAQQYETLAIDVNDIKSAIKREG, from the coding sequence ATGGAACAAACGTTAATAAACGCAGCACTCAAGGACGGTATCTTCGCCGTCCTTTTTGTTGCGCTCTTTTTATATCAACTCCGCGAATCCCGGCGCATTCAGGACGACGGCAAGGCCCGTGAATCCCGCATCCAAGACGAAGCAGCCGAGCGTGAGCTTCGCATCAATTCGGAAGCGCGTGAACGAGAGGACCGCCTACTGAAACTCGCGGAGGGCATTACGAGTCAATTTGAAACGTTGGCGCAGCAGTACGAGACGCTTGCGATCGACGTTAACGATATCAAATCGGCAATTAAACGGGAGGGATAA
- a CDS encoding M15 family metallopeptidase, protein MANNLTLEQVRVKSAKRLEGVAPVIKAAAEALIDRCYARGVWIVITQGLRTYAEQDALYAQGRTEPGQIVTKVRGGYSIHNFGYAVDFALLLRDGRSVSWDTLKDDDKDSLPDWDEVVEEAKRLGFEWGGDWRKFVDMPHLQMVFGFTTDQFRAGKRPSQTQLNAALTKIDALKTNKSEDDDEMSTEEKAAFKALQDRVIALESTNKLAKVPAWAERACVNAKAAGILDTANDGSYDFYRMVTILDRAGVFGTKGGAA, encoded by the coding sequence ATGGCGAACAATCTAACGCTAGAACAAGTCCGTGTCAAATCCGCGAAACGGCTCGAAGGCGTAGCGCCCGTAATCAAAGCCGCCGCCGAAGCGCTTATCGACCGTTGCTATGCGCGCGGCGTGTGGATCGTCATTACGCAGGGGTTGCGGACATATGCGGAACAAGACGCGTTGTACGCGCAAGGACGTACGGAACCCGGGCAGATCGTAACGAAAGTACGCGGAGGCTATTCGATTCACAACTTCGGATACGCGGTAGACTTTGCGCTACTACTTCGCGATGGGCGGTCCGTCTCGTGGGATACGTTGAAGGACGACGATAAGGATTCGTTACCAGACTGGGACGAGGTTGTCGAAGAAGCGAAGCGGCTTGGCTTCGAGTGGGGCGGTGATTGGCGTAAATTCGTAGATATGCCTCATTTACAGATGGTCTTCGGATTTACTACGGATCAATTCCGCGCAGGCAAGCGCCCTAGTCAGACGCAACTTAACGCAGCGTTGACGAAGATTGACGCACTTAAAACGAATAAATCGGAGGATGATGACGAGATGTCAACGGAAGAAAAAGCCGCATTTAAGGCGTTGCAGGATCGTGTAATCGCGCTGGAATCTACGAATAAGCTTGCAAAGGTGCCGGCGTGGGCGGAGCGGGCGTGTGTTAACGCAAAGGCGGCGGGGATCTTAGATACCGCAAACGACGGTTCTTACGATTTCTACCGGATGGTTACGATACTCGATCGCGCCGGTGTATTTGGCACGAAGGGAGGTGCGGCGTAA
- a CDS encoding baseplate J/gp47 family protein, translated as MYEDQTKEAILQRMLDASPEDIDKRQGSVTNDLLSPPAIEMTGLYTELDTVLTLGFTDTTSDDYLDRRAADYGLARKPAVKATGTLTFSGPDGTVIPAGTITSTGATVPVYFVTTADVTIASTNATVATTAEEAGASGNVSIGAVNTMVGDLVGIVTVTNPVNFEGGVDGETDGAFRDRYYERARRPVTSGNANHYRQWAREVPGVADARVYPVWSGAGTVKVVLLGDDKTAPDAPIITAAQTYIDPTQDGRGEGQAPLGAVATVVGAEEVPINIVADVDLAPGATLDEVKALVTAGSRAYLETLAFADPIVRINQIGNVVIDLPPVRDYASLTLNGTTGNIIVADGQVAVLGTVTIT; from the coding sequence ATGTACGAGGATCAAACGAAAGAGGCGATATTGCAGCGGATGCTCGACGCATCTCCGGAGGATATCGACAAACGGCAGGGCTCGGTTACGAACGATTTGTTAAGTCCGCCTGCTATCGAAATGACCGGACTTTACACGGAGCTGGACACGGTCCTCACGTTGGGCTTTACGGATACAACAAGCGATGATTACCTCGACCGTCGCGCAGCCGACTATGGACTTGCGCGTAAACCTGCTGTAAAGGCGACGGGTACATTGACGTTTTCGGGACCGGATGGGACGGTTATTCCTGCGGGTACTATTACGTCAACAGGCGCGACCGTTCCGGTTTATTTTGTAACGACGGCTGACGTAACAATCGCGAGCACCAATGCAACGGTAGCAACTACAGCAGAAGAGGCGGGCGCATCCGGTAACGTAAGTATTGGCGCAGTCAATACGATGGTGGGCGATCTTGTCGGAATTGTAACGGTTACTAATCCGGTAAATTTCGAAGGCGGAGTCGATGGGGAGACGGACGGTGCGTTCAGGGATCGCTACTACGAGAGGGCTCGCCGCCCGGTCACGTCGGGCAACGCAAATCACTACAGACAGTGGGCTCGTGAAGTCCCAGGCGTTGCGGATGCGCGAGTTTATCCGGTCTGGAGCGGAGCTGGTACCGTTAAAGTCGTGTTACTCGGAGACGATAAGACCGCACCTGACGCGCCCATTATTACCGCCGCGCAGACGTATATTGATCCGACACAGGACGGGCGCGGCGAAGGGCAAGCTCCGCTCGGTGCGGTAGCTACCGTTGTAGGCGCGGAAGAGGTGCCGATTAACATCGTAGCAGACGTAGATTTAGCGCCGGGCGCTACGCTGGACGAAGTGAAAGCGTTGGTCACCGCGGGATCTCGCGCGTACCTCGAAACGCTGGCTTTCGCGGACCCGATCGTCCGTATTAATCAGATCGGCAACGTGGTCATCGACCTACCTCCGGTCAGAGATTACGCGTCACTAACGCTTAACGGTACGACCGGCAATATCATCGTCGCCGACGGACAGGTTGCGGTGCTTGGGACGGTGACAATTACGTGA